From the genome of Arthrobacter russicus:
TTGAGCCGCAAAATGGTCCGCGGCTTGCCGGGGCCGCTGCCGTATTTGCCGGCCTCGACGATCAGGCTCTGATCCAGCAGCCTCCGGCAGATATTGGACACGGTCTGCGCCGCGAGGCCGACGATGCCGGCGAGTTCGACCCGGCTCACCCCATCCGGACTGCGACGAATCGCATCCAGGATCACCGAAAGATTGAAGTCTCCCATTCGTGGCAGGTTGGTACCGCGTCTGCGCACCAGTGCCTTTGCTTCTGGCAATCTAACCTCGTCCCTAAAACTCGCGGATCCCCATCCGCCGTTGCGGCCGGGTAATCTCGGTCTTAATCCAAACCACCGAAGGATCTCTCCCGATGGCGAATATGCCCGCTGCCGAAGTGCCGATCGACGAAGCATTGGTCACCCGTTTGCTCCGTGAACAACACCCCGACTTGGCACATCTACCTGTACACACATTATCGAATGGTTGGGATAACGCGGTCTTCCGACTCGGTTCGGATTTCGTGGTCCGGTTGCCGCGTCGGGAGATCGCAGTCCAACTATTGCGCAATGAACAACTATTCTTGCCGCAGATCGCGGAACTGACCAGCCTGCCCTTGCCGGTTCCGATCCGGATCGGCCAGCCGGGAGCGCATTTTCCCTGGCCTTGGACCATCGGCCCCTGGTTCGCCGGTCGACCGGCGATCGATTCAGCCCCCAGCGAACACCGCGGTTTGGTCGGGCAACTCGCGGAATTCGTCATTGCACTGCACCGGCCGGCTGCCGCGGATGCCCCGCAGAACCCGGTCCGCGGGGTGCCATTACGCCGTCGGGACCGGGCCTTCCGGCACCGGATGGAGACGCTCGACACCGCTCATTCGGCCCAGATCATCGCGGTTTGGGAAGAAGTCCTGGAGATTCCGGAATGGCAATGCGAACCGTTTTGGATCCATGGCGATCTGCACTCCGCGAACATCCTGGTGCAACAGCAGCAGATCAGCGCGATCATCGACTTCGGCGATCTGGCCGGTGGCGATCCCGCAGTCGACCTGGCAGCGGGCTGGATCCTTTTCGACGCCGAAGCCAGATCCCGCTTCCAACAAGAGGTCGGCGCCGCACTCGGCCCCGATCCGGCGTTGTGGCAACGGGCCCGGGGCTGGGCGCTGAATCTGGGCACCGCATTGCTCGCCAACTCGGACGACAATCCGCAGTTCCGGGCCTTGGGCGATCACGTGGTGAACGCAGTGCTGGCCGACTGACCCAGTACCCTCCAGCCGTCCGGGCAGCCATCGTCCCGAGCCGGCATCGGCCCCGTCAGCGGCGGGTGGATTCCAGCACGGTGAACTTCGGGCCTTGGGCGATCGCCCGGCTCGGGCCGATGGTTCGCTGCAACGCCGGCCGATAGTCCAAATGCCGGTTGTAGACGGTCCAGAGCCGACCGCCCGGGGCCAGCAAGCGCGCCGCCGCGGCGAAGAGCTTCAAGGCGACGCCAGTGTGCACCGCCGCGCCACTGTGGAACGGCGGATTCAGCAGGATGAAGTCGGCGCAGCCTGCCGGCAGGCTCTGCCCGGCATCGTCCTGCAAGACCGTCACGTTCCGCGCGCCGTTGGCGGCCGCCGTCGCCGCAGCAGATCGGATCGCGGCCTCCGAACGGTCGGTCGCGATGACCTTCGATTCGGGCCGCAGCAATGCCGCCCGGGTGGCCAGCAGGCCCGTGCCGCAACCCAGATCGATCACCGTGCCGACCTGTGGCAGCTGTGGTTCGGTCAGCGAATCGAGCAAAAACCTGGTGCCGATGTCCAGGGCGGCGCCCGCAAATACCGCGCCATGCGCCCGGACCTCGAGCTCCAGCCCGGGCGCCGCCTGGACCGTGGCAGACAGCGGGAACCCCACTGCGTCGGTCGGCAACGCCGGATCGGTCGCGGTCAGCAGCCGGGACTTCTGTTGCGCCAGTGAAGCGCGGACCGTGCCGAAATAACGGGCGAGCACCGCGTTCATCGCCAGGCTCATGTGTTTGACCCGGCCGGCTGCCAACAGCACCGCCCCGGGATCGGCATGGCGCGCAATCGCCTGCACCGTCTGCTCCAACTCGGCCAATCCCCTGGGCAGCTTCAGCAGCACCAAGCGGGCACCGCTGAGCAACGCCGCGCCGCCGTCGACGAGCAAGGAACGCTGCCGGGCGCCGAGCTCGATGCCCAGCCGCTCGCCGTTTTCACGCAAAGCCTGCTCTCCGGTGCAGAGGTCTTGCTGCACCCGGATCCCCTTGACGCCGAATCGGGCGGCCATGCCGAAGGACAGGGCGCCGTAGGAGTCGTTCAGCAGCACCAGTTGATCAGCCGGCTCGGCCAGATCCGGCAGATACTGCGCCACAGCCTCGAGCAGATATCCATCGCTGGCGTCCCAAGCGAAGAGATTCGCAGCCTCTACGTCTGGTGAGCGGCGCAGATCGCTCAGTTGGAAGGAGTCGGGGTTCATTCCCCCAGGGTATCCAGCACCGAACGCTCCACCTGCATTCTCGGAACCGGTCCTGCCGGTCTGTCGCGGCGCGGAACGGCCGCTGCGACCCTTGCTGCTCCGCGTCCCGGGCTAATCTGGGCTTTGTCTCCGATCCGCAGTGGAAAGCCAGGTCATGTTCGAATCCGACGAGGTCTTCAGTTCGTTCTCCTGCGACGACATCCACTCCGCACGGAAGTTCTATTCGGCAATCCTCGGCTTCCGGATCACCGAACACCGGGGGATGCTGTCGCTCCATCTGGGCCCAGGCCCAACCCACTTGATCTAGGCCAAGGCGGACCATCTGCCGCCCAGTTATATCGCGCTCAACCTGCCCGTGGCCGACGTCGAAGCCGCGGTGGGCGAACTCGCGGCCCGAGGCATGATGGTGGAAAAGTTCCCGGGAGTGGACGACGACGGCATCATGCGGCGGGGCGGTGCTCTGGTCGCCTGGTTCAAAGATCCAGCCGGCAACATCATTTCGGTGATCGACAAACGGCGGAGCGCCCCGGTCCGCACCGGAATCGCAGCCGGAGTCCGGGCCGAGCGCTGAATCAGCCCGGCCCGGACTCCCGAACCGACTCCGACCGGTGTAGATTCGGGCGTGGGCGGCCATCCTGTGCTTCGCCGCAAAATGTGCCGTGCCAGCAGATCTGCCGACGCCAACAGCCCGGAGGGACCGACCATGTTCAACGTTTCGCAGACTTTCAGTGGCTTTTCCAGCAACGACTTGCCCGCAG
Proteins encoded in this window:
- a CDS encoding aminoglycoside phosphotransferase family protein, producing the protein MANMPAAEVPIDEALVTRLLREQHPDLAHLPVHTLSNGWDNAVFRLGSDFVVRLPRREIAVQLLRNEQLFLPQIAELTSLPLPVPIRIGQPGAHFPWPWTIGPWFAGRPAIDSAPSEHRGLVGQLAEFVIALHRPAAADAPQNPVRGVPLRRRDRAFRHRMETLDTAHSAQIIAVWEEVLEIPEWQCEPFWIHGDLHSANILVQQQQISAIIDFGDLAGGDPAVDLAAGWILFDAEARSRFQQEVGAALGPDPALWQRARGWALNLGTALLANSDDNPQFRALGDHVVNAVLAD
- a CDS encoding class I SAM-dependent methyltransferase: MNPDSFQLSDLRRSPDVEAANLFAWDASDGYLLEAVAQYLPDLAEPADQLVLLNDSYGALSFGMAARFGVKGIRVQQDLCTGEQALRENGERLGIELGARQRSLLVDGGAALLSGARLVLLKLPRGLAELEQTVQAIARHADPGAVLLAAGRVKHMSLAMNAVLARYFGTVRASLAQQKSRLLTATDPALPTDAVGFPLSATVQAAPGLELEVRAHGAVFAGAALDIGTRFLLDSLTEPQLPQVGTVIDLGCGTGLLATRAALLRPESKVIATDRSEAAIRSAAATAAANGARNVTVLQDDAGQSLPAGCADFILLNPPFHSGAAVHTGVALKLFAAAARLLAPGGRLWTVYNRHLDYRPALQRTIGPSRAIAQGPKFTVLESTRR
- a CDS encoding VOC family protein; translation: MFESDEVFSSFSCDDIHSARKFYSAILGFRITEHRGMLSLHLGPGPTHLI